Genomic window (Mesorhizobium sp. M4B.F.Ca.ET.058.02.1.1):
TTCGATCTTTTGGCGAAGTTCGCCGACTACGGCTTCAACAAGTCGCACGCGGCGGCCTACGCGGTCGTCTCCTACCAGACTGCCTACCTCAAGGCGCACTATCCGGTGGAATTCCTCGCGGCATCGATGACGCTCGACATGGGCAACACCGACAAACTGGCCGATTTCCGCCAGGATGCGCTGCGCCTCGGCATCGAGGTGGTGGCGCCGTCGGTGATGTCGAGCTTCCGCCCCTTCGAGGTCGGCCAGAACAAGATTTTCTATTCGCTGGCCGCGCTCAAAGGCGTCGGCGACGCGGCGGTCGAGCATATCGTCGCCATGCGCGGCGAAAAGCCGTTCAAGAGCCTGGCCGACTTCTGCGAAAGGGTCGATCCGAAGATCGTCGGCAAGCGCGTCTTCGAAAGCCTGATCATGGCCGGCGCGCTGGACTGCTTCGGCCATGACCGCGCTGCCATGATGGCCGGCGTCGAGCGGATGATGGGGCTGGCCTCGCTGGCGCAGCAGAATGCCGTCTCCGGCCAGGCCGACATATTCGGCGCCTCGCTCGGCGCCCAGTCGCAGGCGCTCAATTTGCCGGCGACCGAACCCTGGCTGGCGGCCGACCGGCTGCATCGCGAATTCCAGGTGGTCGGCTTCTATCTCTCGGCGCACCCGCTGGACGAGTACAAGGCGGCGCTGCAGAAGATGCGGGTGCAGAACTGGGCGGAGTTCTCGGCCGCGGTCAAGCGCGGTGCTGCCGCCGGTCGCCTCGCCGGCACCGTCACCACCAAGCAGGAGCGCAAGACCCGCACCGGCAACAAGATGGGCGTCGTGCAGTTCTCCGACACGACCGGACAGTACGAGGCGGTGCTGTTCTCCGAAGGCCTGGCGCAATTTCGCGATATGCTGGAGCCCGGCCGCTCGGTGGTGATCACTGTTTCGGCCGAAGACAGGCCGGAGGGCATCAATCTGCGAATCCAGACGGTGCAGTCGCTGGAAGATGAGGCAAGCCGCATCCAGAAGGCGTTGCGCATCTTCCTGCGCGACGCGGCGCCGATCAACATTCTCGCCAACCAGCTCGCCGTGAAGGGCGAGGGACAGGTGAGCTTCGTGCTGATCAAGGATGCCGGCCAGGGCGAGGTTGAGATCGAGCTGCCCAACCGCTACCGGATTTCGCCGCAGATCGCGTCGGCGATGCGCGCCGTGCCCGGCGTGGTCGAAGTGGAGCTTGTTTAGAGCCCGTTCCTTGTGATTTGCTGGCGATCCGAGGGGCGCCATGGATCCGCGAACAGCCGCTTTCGAACTGATACGGATGGTCAACCAATACCAGGTGTCGCAAGCGATCTCGGTTGCGGCGATGCTGGGCATCGCCGACCACATCAAGGACGGCGAGCGCTCGGCGGCTGAGCTGGCCAGCCTGACAGACACACATCCGCGCGCACTCTACCGCCTGTTGCGCGCGCTGGCGGCGGTGGGCGTCTTTCACGAAGGCGAGGACGGACGGTTCTCGCTGACGCCGCTCGGCGGCGCCTTGCGCTCGGACGCCGACCATTCGGCGGCCCCCTGGGCGTCATTTGTTGGCCGGCCCTACTACCGGCAGGCGTGGAGCGATCTGCTCTACAGCATCCGGACCGGCAAGAACGCGTTCCGCCACGCCCACGGCAAGGGGGTCTGGGAGTACCGGATCGAGCATCCCGAGGAGTCGGTGATTTTCGATCGCGCGATGGCGGCGAACTCGCGCGGCGTGGCGGCGGCCATCCTGGCGGCATATGATTTTTCGCGCTTTCCGGTGATCATGGATGTCGGTGGTGGCAGGGGCACGCTCCTTGCCGAAGTCCTCGCCGCCAGTCCCGGCAGCCGCGGCATCCTATTCGACCAGCCGCATGTGGTCGCGGCGGCCGGCCCGGTGATGGACGAGAAGGGTGTCGCCGATCGCTGCGACATCGTCGGCGGAGATTTTCTCGCCGCGCTGCCCGAGGGAGCAGACGCGCTGCTGCTGAAATGGATCGTGCATGATTGGGACGACGAGACCAATCTCGCCATACTGAGGAACTGCCGCAAGGCTCTTCAGCCGGACGGCAGGTTGCTGGTGCTCGAGGCCGTGCTCGCGCCGCCAAACGAAGGGGCGCGCGCCAAATTCGCCGACCTCAACATGCTGGTGGCGCCGGATGGCCAGGAGCGGACAGCCGACGAATACAGGCTGCTCCTGGCAAGGGCCGAGTTTGAGGTGACGGAGATCATCGAGGCCGGGCAGCACATTAGCATCGTCGAGGCGAGGCCGGCGTGATCGGCAAGTAGGCCGCCCGCCGATGCCGTCGAACCGTGAGGAACGAACCTTTCCTATGACGCCGCAATCTCTGCCGGTTCTGGCGCTTTGCGCTGCAGATTGAGTAGATTGCCGAGTAGGATCAGCAGCGCGCCGCCAGCGGTGAAGGCATCGATCTGCTCGTGGTAGAGCAGCCAGCCGATCAACGCTGACAACGGCACGCGCAAAAAATCCATCGGTGAGATGACAGTGGCGTCAGCGTAGGCAAGCGCGCGGGCCATGCAGAAATGCGACGACATGCCGGTGAAGGCGATCACCACGATCCATGGCCAGAGCTCGAGCGACGGGGTGCGCCATTCGTAGAGCGCCGGAGCCAGGCCGAGCACGGACTGGATGATGAGCATCCAGAAGATGATGCTGACGACGCTGTCGGTGCGTGTCAGCGACTTGACCATCACCACCGAGGTGCCGAAGCAGACCGCCGCGCCCAGCACGATGAGCTGTCCCACGTTCATGGAACCGAGGCCCGGACGCACGATGATCACCACCCCGACCAGCCCCAGAACGATCGCCGCCAGCCTTGGCCGCGAGAGCCTCTCGCCAAGGAAGCTGACCGCCAGCAAGGCCGTCCAGATCGGCGTCGTGAACTCGATCGAGATCAGCACGGCAAGCGGTATCAGCGTCAGCGCGTAAAGCCAGGCGGCCTGACCGGAATAGTGAACGACGTTGCGTGCAAGGTGGGCGAGCGGACGCTCGGTGCGCATCGCGGCGAAGCCACCGCTCATCATCACCAGCGGCAGCAGGATGAGGAAGCCGATGACCGAACGCAATTCCAGCACCTGGAAGACGTTGAGCTCGGCCGTCGTGGCGCGGCCGGCGACCGACATCGCCAGGAACGAGGCGATCGACAGCGCCATCCAGAACGCGGCCTTGGAGATCGAGGGAGCGGGTGCCATGCGCGTTATGTCGCAAGCCGGCGGGCCCGCCGCAACCGCTAGTCCACGCATTCGACTGGGCCAGCCGATGCGGCGTTAAAAAACAGTCACGTTGAAGGCGGAACCTGGGGTCGCCGCAGGCGTTCGAGTCCCTGTATCCGCGCTTAGGCATTTCCGATTCTACCGGGGGAGACCTTCGATGAAATCAATGCTGCTGCTTCTGCTCGCGGGCGGCCTGACCGCCGTGAGCCCCGCGCATGCCGACGATGCAGATTTCCTGCGCTCGTTCCAGGGCAGTTTCGCCGGCAACGGCACCGTCAAGGTGACCACCAACGCGCCGACGGTGAACGTCTCCTGCACCTTCAATTCCGGCGCGACGTCGACTTCGCTGTCGCTCGACGGCAATTGCCGAGGTCTCGTGCTGGTGACGCGGGCGATCAGCGCGGATTTGAAATCCAACGGCAAGGGCTATACCGGCGTTTATGTCGGCTCCCGTACCGGGCCGGCGCGGTTGAATGGCAAGCGGTCGGGCAATGCGCTCAGCCTCGCAATCCGATGGGCCAAAGAGGTGAATGGCGACCGGACGGCGCGGCTAACCGTCGAGAAGACCAGCGGGGACGGCATGCGGCTCACCGTGACAGACGCCGATCCGAAAACCGGCAAGACGGTGGTGACAAGCCGGATCGATCTCAAACGCACGTGAGTGGCGGAAGCCGAATTCGATCACTCCTCGATCGGCTCCGGCGGATTGGCGCCGCGGCCCCTGCCGAACGTATAGCCGGTTTCCACGGCCTTCTTGCCGAACTTGTCGCGCAATGAATCGATGGCGCCTTCGGCCAGCGCGCGCTTGCGCGACTGCACATCAACCAGATCGGGCGGATCGGCCTTCCCGTCGTCGGAGAGATCGCTGACGCCGATCCCGAGCAGGCGGTATTTCGTCCCGTCGGCCTCCCGGCGCAGCAGGTCGAGGCCGGTCTGGAAAATCCGGTCGGCCAGACGGGTGGGGTCGCCAAGCTGGCGGTTGCGCGTGCGGAGCTTGAAATCCTGCGTCTTCAGCTTCAGCACGACGGTGCGTCCGGCAATGCCCGACTTCTTCAGCCGAGCCGAGACCTTTTCCGACAGAGCCCGTAGCACGGGGACCAGTTCGGCCATGGTGCCGATGTCAGCGTCGAAGGTCGTTTCGGCCGACACGCTCTTGGCGTCGCCGCCAGGGTCGACGCGGCGGTCGTCCTGCCCGCGCGAGAGCCGGTAGAGCCGGTCGCCCATGACGCCGTAGCGGCGCATCAGCTCGGCCCGCTCCATGCGCTGCAGCTGGCCGATAGTGCGAATGCCGTCGCGTTCCAGGGCGGCCGCGAAGGCCTTGCCGACGCCCCAAATCATCGTCACCGGCTGCTCGGCCAGGAAGCCGATCGCCTCGGCCTCGCCGATCACCGAAAAGCCGCGCGGCTTGCGGAAGTCGGACGCCACCTTGGCGAGGAACTTGCAGTAGGAAAGACCGGCCGAGACGGTGATGCCGAGCGCCTTTTCCACGGTCAGCGCGAAGCGCGCCAGCACCAGCGCTGGAGGCATGCCGTGCAGGCGCTCGGTGCCGGCAAAATCGAGGAATGCCTCGTCGATGGAGAGCGGCTCGACCAGCGGCGTCAGCGCCTGCATCAACGCGCGGACTTCGCGCCCAACGCGGACGTATTTCTCCATGTCTGGAGGAATGACCACCGCCTCGGGACAGGCTTCAAGCGCCTTGAACATCGGCATTGCCGAGCGCACACCGTGGATGCGGGCGATATAGCAGGCGGTGGAGACGACCCCGCGCCTGCCGCCGCCGACGATGACCGGCTTGTCCTTCAGCGCTGGATTGTCGCGCTTTTCGACCGCCGCGTAGAAGGCGTCGCAGTCGATGTGGGCAAGGTGAAGCCGGTAGAGCTCCGGATGGCGCACGAGCCTGGGGCTGCCGCAGCGCTCGCAGCGCCGCCCGCCGCCGCGCTGGAGGGCCAGGCAGTCGCGGCAAAAACCGTGTTCAGGATTGTTGACAGGAGCCGCCATCGATGCGAACATAAAGAGAACAAACGCAATGGTACGACAGTGCTGGGCCTGCAACAAGGCTGGCCTGGGGAGAACTTATGAGCACGACCATAGCGCCGCTGGCGCCCGAGCTCTGGGCGGATTTCGAGGATCTTTTCGGCAAGCAGGGCGCCTGCTACGGCTGCTGGTGCACGCATTTCCGGCTGGCGCCGGCGGTGCGCCGGGCTAACGACAAGCAGCGCAACAAGGATCATATCAAGGCGCGAATCGAGGCCGGGCCGCCGCCCGGGCTGCTGGCCTTCGAGGATGGCAAGGCGGTCGGCTGGATGCAGATCGGACCGCGCGCCGACGTACCCGAATGGAACAACCCGGGCAGGGGATCGGCGCCGGTCGACCCGGCCGATACCGCCGACGCCAGTGTCTGGGCGATTTCCTGCTTCTTCATCCGCGTCAAGGCGCGGGGCAGGGGCATCTCGCATCGCCTCGTCGAGGGCGGCATCGAGTTTGCCCGGCAGAACGGAGCCCGGCTGGTCGAGGCCTGCCCGATCGACCTGTCGCGCGATTCGCGTTCGATCGGGCTGTTCGTCGGCTCATCGCGGGTCTTCGAGAAGGCCGGGTTCGAGAGGGTTGTCGAGCGCAAGCCCGGCCGGCCGCTGATGCGGCTGGTGCTTTTGCAAGGCGACTAGCCTTTGTCTTGCGGCTGTGATGGTATTTGCCTACCAGAAGCGCGAAGCGATTTTGTCTTCCGAGGTCAACGGAGAATCGACGTGAAGCGTGTCCTGCCCCTAGTTTTCCTTCTCTCGCTCGGCGCGCCGGCTTTCGCCCAGACGGTCGATAGCCAAGGCGCAAAGCAGCTTTCCGAGGACCTGTCCCGCTACGTCGGCAGGAAGGCGCTCGACACTGGTATGCTCAAGGTCTCCGTCGAAGGCGACGCCTACCGGGTTGCGATTGATTTCAAGGCGCTGATCGAGGCCCTGCCGGACCAAAAGCTGCTTAAGTTCGATGTCGCTCCTTACATCCTGAAGGTGAAGCCGCGCAGCGACGGGTCCTGGGACGTCTCGATGGATTTCTCGCAGAGCGCATCCTTCGAGTTCAACGGGCCGGAAGGACTGCAAAGCACACAGTTCACCGTCAAGGACGGCAAGGGCAGCGGCGTCTATGACCCCGCGCTCGCAGCCTTCACCAGCGGCGTCAGTACCATAGCCAGCATGACGATGACGTCCAAGGACGCCAAGCAGCATGTGGATGCCAGCTTCGGCGCCGGCACGGCGAACTTTGCCGCGACCAAGGCCGCCAATGGCGGCGTCGACGTCACGATGACGCAGAAGATGTCGAGCTTCACCGAGGCAGTCAATTTCGACGATCCCGAGAGCGGGATGAAGTTTCCGGTGACGATAAAGTCGCCGGAGCTGTCGGTGGATGCGAACGGCAAGGGCGTGCGGACCAAGCCGCTGCTCGACCTGCTCGCCTTTGCCGTGGCCAATGAGGACGAGGCGACGCTGAAGGCGAACCAGGCGCAGCTCAAGTCGCTGCTGCTGGCCGCGCTTCCGCTGTGGGAACGGCTCGACGGAGCGTATGGGTTCAAGGATTTCGCGGTTGAGAGCCCGGTCGGCACTTTCGGCGCCACGCAACTCAGCACGGCGTTTGGAATGGACGGCATCTCTCAGAGCGGCAAGATCAACTACGCGATCAAGGCATCAGGCCTGACGATCCCGCAGCAAATGCTGCCTGGCTGGAGTGTGGCGTTGCTTCCCACCGATATCGACCTGAACTTCGGTGGCGCCAACATCGACCTCGACAGCATGGCGAAGAAGGCGATCGAAACGCTTGATCTCAATAAGAATCCGCCGCTGCCGGAAGATTTCGGCGACCAGATCTCCGCCGATTTCCTGGCCAAGACGCCCAAGGCCGTCATCGGCCACAGCACCCTGAAGAACAAGGACATCGAGATCGCGCTGGAAGGCGAGATGACCTTCCCCGGCGAGAGGCCGGATGCGAGCATGACCGTCAACATCGCCGGCTACGACAAGATCGTCGAAGCCCTGCAGACCGCGGCCAAGACCGACCCGGAAGCCGCGCAGTATTTTCCGATGGTGCTTGCGGTCAAAGGGTTCGGCAAGACGCTGCCGGACGGACGTATCGAATGGGCGATCAACGCCAAGCCCGATGGTTCGGTGACGGTCAATGGCGCCATGCTGAAGCCGGCCGACCCGGTCCAGGACGACAGCACCGATCCGGATGACAGCGCCGACCAGGATGTCATTCCCGGCGAGGGCAACAGCGGGTCGGGCGCGAAGCTGCAGCCCTGACGCATTTTCAGGAAAGCGCGGAGCGGTTTCCCGCCCCGAGTTTTAGAGTCCGAGCGCGCTGGCGATCTTCGGCGCCGCCTCGTGCCAGTCCTCGACCGAGACGATGCCGTCAGGCGTTGGCGGCAGGAAGGCGCGCAACGAATTGTCGGCCATCAGGTGGAAGAGATGCGCGTCGGCCACCGAATTGCGCACCGATGCAAGGTTGTACGGCTGGTCGTCGACGAAGGCGACCGGCCGGCCCTTGGCGCCGCGCAGTTTGGCGACGGCCGGGCCTTTCGCCATTTCGGTCGTCAGAAGCGGGTAGGTCAGCCCGAGCGCATCGAGATGGGCGCGGCGCACCGCGCGGTGCTTGTGCGGCATGGCCGTCAACAGCACGATCTCGGCGCGGCCGCCAAATGTTGACAGCGCTTGCGCCGCGCCGTCGGTGACGCTTTGCCACTCGGCCTGGGCGTCGAAGAACTCGCCGAGCAGCGCCGTCACCTCCGCCTGCTCGATCAGCCGGCCGCTCGCCGTCTCGGCGATGTTGCCGGTGAGGCGGAAGGAGGCAAGCGTCAGGGCAAAGCCACGCGATTTCAGGAAATGCGGGAACGGCCGGATGAATTCCAGCACGACGTCATCGACGTCGAGCACCAAAAGCGGCCGGTCGTCGGCGGCAAGCTCCTCGATCTGCCGCGCCGTCTCGGGATCGTCGCTCATACCGAGCGCTCATGGTCGTCATTGCCGAGCGGCAGCGCCCGCAAGGCCTTGCCAACGGCGGCCGGCGGCGTGCCGGTCTCCTCGGCGAAGCGCAGCAGCGTCGGCTCATGGGCAAGGATGAACTGCAGCACGCCCGCCAGAAACCCCGGCTCGCTCGCCGCCCGCCTGATCGAGTGCGCCTCGATGCCGGTGATCGCCAGAAAGCGCGGCAAAAGCTCCGGATCGGCGGCAACGAAGCCGAGTGCCCTGATGGCAAGGGCTTCCGCTTCCTCGCGCATTGACGCTGCGTTTGCCATGACTACCTTTTGTGCGTGGAACTTGAGTCTCTCCGCAGTAACGGCAAGCGTCGCTTGCGGCAAGCCATCACCCTGCGCGGGCCGGAATCCGGACAGCTTTTGGGAGCGGCCGGTTTGCGTTTCGTCAATCATATTGGCGTAGGGTGGATGCGGGTTGGGTGCGATCCGGCAAGGACGCATGACGATGGTCTTCGGCGCCGAGGACCGTCGGGACGGGAAATCGATGCCTAAGAAGGTCATGATCGTCGAGGACAACGAGCTCAACATGAAGCTCTTTCGCGACCTCATCGAGGCCAGCGGTTACGACACTGTTCGCACACGCAATGGCCTGGAGGCGCTTGATCTGGCGCGCCAGCACCGGCCCGACCTGATCCTGATGGACATCCAACTGCCCGAAGTGTCGGGGCTGGAGGTGACCAAATGGCTCAAGGAGGATGACGACCTTCATTCGATCCCGGTCATCGCGGTGACGGCATTCGCCATGAAAGGTGACGAGGAGCGCATCCGCCAGGGCGGCTGCGAGGCCTATATCTCGAAGCCGATCTCGGTGCCGCGCTTCATCGAGACCATCAAATCCTACCTGGGCGATGCCTGATGCACAGCCAGACCGGAGCCTTGTGAGATGACCGCGCGGATCCTCGTCGTCGACGACATCCCTGCCAATATCAGGCTGCTCGAGGTCAGGCTGCTGGCCGAGTATTTCGAGGTGCTGACCGCTTCCAACGGGCCGGATGCCATCGAGACCTGCGAGAACGGCAAGGTCGATGTCGTGCTGCTCGACGTGATGATGCCCGACATGGACGGCTTCGAGGTCTGCCGTCGGTTGAAGAGCGACCCGGCGACCTCGCACATCCCGGTCGTCATGATCACCGCGCTCGACCAGGTCTCGGACCGGGTGCGCGGTCTCGAGGCCGGCGCCGACGATTTCCTGACCAAGCCGGTCAACGACCTGCAACTGATGACGCGCGTCAAGAGCCTGGTTCGGCTGAAGTCGCTGACCGACGAATTGCGGCTGCGCGCCTCGACCACCCGCAACATCGGCATAGAGGAGCTGTTGAGCCGCAACTTCTCCGCCGAGGATGCGAAGCCGAAGGTGCTCCTGATCGACGAGCGCAAATCCTCCTTCGAGCGCATCCGGAAGATGCTGCGCACCAGCGCCGAACTCGACGTCGCCACCGATCCCAATGCCGGTTTTTTCCAGGCCGCCGAAACGCCTTACGAATGCGTGCTGATCTCGACGGCCTTCGCCGATTTCGATCCGCTGAGACTGTGCTCGCAACTGCGTTCGCTAGACCGCACCCGTTTCCTGCCGATCATCCTGCTTGCCGACGCAGGCGAGGAGGGGCGCATCATCCGCGGCCTTGAGCTCGGCATCAACGATTACCTGACGCGGCCGGTCGACCAGCATGAGCTGACGGCGAGGCTGCGCACCCAGGTGCGCCGCAAGCGCTACAACGACCAGCTCCGCGCCAGCGTCACCCAGACCATCGAGATGGCGGTGACGGACGGGCTGACCGGCCTGCACAACCGCCGCTACCTCGACAGCCACCTGCAGACGCTGTTCGACCGCGCGGTGGCGCGGCGACGGCCGCTTTCGGTGATGATCACCGACCTCGACCGCTTCAAATCGATCAACGATGCGCATGGCCATGACGGCGGCGACGATGTGCTGCGCGAATTCGCGCGGCGGTTGCGCAAGAACGTGCGCGGCATCGACCTCGCCTGCCGTTTCGGCGGCGAGGAGTTCGTGGTGGTCATGCCGGACACGGAAGGTGCAGTGGCCGAGAAGGTCGCGGAACGCATCCGCGCCGAGATCGCCCAGATGCCGTTCATGGTCGGGCATGAGGGCAAGACGATAGAGGTTACCGTCAGCGTCGGCGTGTCGTCTCTGCTGAAGGGGGCCGATACGGTGGCCGCCCTGATGAAGCGCGCCGATCTCGCTCT
Coding sequences:
- a CDS encoding methyltransferase, encoding MDPRTAAFELIRMVNQYQVSQAISVAAMLGIADHIKDGERSAAELASLTDTHPRALYRLLRALAAVGVFHEGEDGRFSLTPLGGALRSDADHSAAPWASFVGRPYYRQAWSDLLYSIRTGKNAFRHAHGKGVWEYRIEHPEESVIFDRAMAANSRGVAAAILAAYDFSRFPVIMDVGGGRGTLLAEVLAASPGSRGILFDQPHVVAAAGPVMDEKGVADRCDIVGGDFLAALPEGADALLLKWIVHDWDDETNLAILRNCRKALQPDGRLLVLEAVLAPPNEGARAKFADLNMLVAPDGQERTADEYRLLLARAEFEVTEIIEAGQHISIVEARPA
- a CDS encoding DMT family transporter, translating into MAPAPSISKAAFWMALSIASFLAMSVAGRATTAELNVFQVLELRSVIGFLILLPLVMMSGGFAAMRTERPLAHLARNVVHYSGQAAWLYALTLIPLAVLISIEFTTPIWTALLAVSFLGERLSRPRLAAIVLGLVGVVIIVRPGLGSMNVGQLIVLGAAVCFGTSVVMVKSLTRTDSVVSIIFWMLIIQSVLGLAPALYEWRTPSLELWPWIVVIAFTGMSSHFCMARALAYADATVISPMDFLRVPLSALIGWLLYHEQIDAFTAGGALLILLGNLLNLQRKAPEPAEIAAS
- a CDS encoding DNA polymerase IV — translated: MFASMAAPVNNPEHGFCRDCLALQRGGGRRCERCGSPRLVRHPELYRLHLAHIDCDAFYAAVEKRDNPALKDKPVIVGGGRRGVVSTACYIARIHGVRSAMPMFKALEACPEAVVIPPDMEKYVRVGREVRALMQALTPLVEPLSIDEAFLDFAGTERLHGMPPALVLARFALTVEKALGITVSAGLSYCKFLAKVASDFRKPRGFSVIGEAEAIGFLAEQPVTMIWGVGKAFAAALERDGIRTIGQLQRMERAELMRRYGVMGDRLYRLSRGQDDRRVDPGGDAKSVSAETTFDADIGTMAELVPVLRALSEKVSARLKKSGIAGRTVVLKLKTQDFKLRTRNRQLGDPTRLADRIFQTGLDLLRREADGTKYRLLGIGVSDLSDDGKADPPDLVDVQSRKRALAEGAIDSLRDKFGKKAVETGYTFGRGRGANPPEPIEE
- a CDS encoding GNAT family N-acetyltransferase, translating into MSTTIAPLAPELWADFEDLFGKQGACYGCWCTHFRLAPAVRRANDKQRNKDHIKARIEAGPPPGLLAFEDGKAVGWMQIGPRADVPEWNNPGRGSAPVDPADTADASVWAISCFFIRVKARGRGISHRLVEGGIEFARQNGARLVEACPIDLSRDSRSIGLFVGSSRVFEKAGFERVVERKPGRPLMRLVLLQGD
- a CDS encoding DUF3572 domain-containing protein; translated protein: MANAASMREEAEALAIRALGFVAADPELLPRFLAITGIEAHSIRRAASEPGFLAGVLQFILAHEPTLLRFAEETGTPPAAVGKALRALPLGNDDHERSV
- a CDS encoding response regulator, which gives rise to MPKKVMIVEDNELNMKLFRDLIEASGYDTVRTRNGLEALDLARQHRPDLILMDIQLPEVSGLEVTKWLKEDDDLHSIPVIAVTAFAMKGDEERIRQGGCEAYISKPISVPRFIETIKSYLGDA
- a CDS encoding PleD family two-component system response regulator, whose amino-acid sequence is MTARILVVDDIPANIRLLEVRLLAEYFEVLTASNGPDAIETCENGKVDVVLLDVMMPDMDGFEVCRRLKSDPATSHIPVVMITALDQVSDRVRGLEAGADDFLTKPVNDLQLMTRVKSLVRLKSLTDELRLRASTTRNIGIEELLSRNFSAEDAKPKVLLIDERKSSFERIRKMLRTSAELDVATDPNAGFFQAAETPYECVLISTAFADFDPLRLCSQLRSLDRTRFLPIILLADAGEEGRIIRGLELGINDYLTRPVDQHELTARLRTQVRRKRYNDQLRASVTQTIEMAVTDGLTGLHNRRYLDSHLQTLFDRAVARRRPLSVMITDLDRFKSINDAHGHDGGDDVLREFARRLRKNVRGIDLACRFGGEEFVVVMPDTEGAVAEKVAERIRAEIAQMPFMVGHEGKTIEVTVSVGVSSLLKGADTVAALMKRADLALYEAKSGGRNRVVAKAA